ATCTTACATGAGCTAAACCGTGGGCTGGGTTTGGAGCTGAAGTTCTAGGCGATCGCCTGGTTGGGGTTCGATAACCTGGGTGGTCAGATGGCGATCGCGGAGCCCATCTCGCACCTCGTCGGTATTGCCCACTGCCCGCAAAAACGACACCAGCAAACCCTCATACTGCACCTGTCCCGCCGCCGCCGTGGGCAGCATCACTTGCGGCGTCAGCCATTCCGCGGCCCGCAAAGCGCTCTCCCGTCCCTTAATGATTGGCCCCAGCAGCGGCAATTCCAAATTCATCATGGGCGTAATCGCCACGTCTACTGGCGCGAAGGCTTTCAGCGTCTCCGAGTGGAAACCATGGGGCTCATAGTAGAGCGATCGCCCGGTTTGTAGATCCTTAAGAATGTAGCCATTTTCCACCAGAGTTGGGCCAATCGGCGATCCGGATACCGCTCGAATCTCCAAGCGATCGTCCAAACAATAGGTATCGCCGTGGGGCAAGGCCACCACTTGGCTGTAGCCCATTTTCTGAACCACCGAGGCTGCATTCGGCGATCCCACCACCAGCCAATCGTGATTGAGGTGAGCTAGGGTGGCAGGGTGGGCATGGTCTTCCAGCCCTTGGGATAGCAAAATTACATCGACATCTTCTGGCACCGGCACCGGCTGGAGGTGCGTCCCGCGAAATAACCAGGTCGCGCCACCAAACACCAAGTCGCCCACCAACCAGGGGTCTAGCAAAATGCGCTTGCCGCCAAGTTCAATCAGCCAACTGTTGCTGTCTAGCCAGGTTACATGCATGGGAACTCGCCAATAGGTCTACTCCTTAATTGTAAACACTTGTTACGTGCTGTGTTGGTCGAGGCGATCTAAACTGGTAGACCGGGGGACTAGACGCTAGCTGTTTGGCGATCGCCCTAGAACACCCCCAAATCCATCGTTTCTGGAGCGC
This Candidatus Obscuribacterales bacterium DNA region includes the following protein-coding sequences:
- a CDS encoding MBL fold metallo-hydrolase; the protein is MHVTWLDSNSWLIELGGKRILLDPWLVGDLVFGGATWLFRGTHLQPVPVPEDVDVILLSQGLEDHAHPATLAHLNHDWLVVGSPNAASVVQKMGYSQVVALPHGDTYCLDDRLEIRAVSGSPIGPTLVENGYILKDLQTGRSLYYEPHGFHSETLKAFAPVDVAITPMMNLELPLLGPIIKGRESALRAAEWLTPQVMLPTAAAGQVQYEGLLVSFLRAVGNTDEVRDGLRDRHLTTQVIEPQPGDRLELQLQTQPTV